A region from the Arcanobacterium buesumense genome encodes:
- a CDS encoding type I polyketide synthase — MISALTSPHTTFVFAGQGSSWVSELHDYYADGTAQYLTELLTNARAKVAGVAREIATAIPQAPARLDDVLSAKNTSSTDLDATAAVSMPGILLAHIGALIQLDNSAVDVKNVPILGHSQGILAAYAAKAINSTNELEDLVALSLIIGAAASLRVRELGGSPTASRMLSVRGLCADAINEGLAHVATTEPGSPNVALRNGPQAFVLSGHPEKLALAKATLISGVERHNAAIEAKVRGGSILDPIFDELPVAVPFHHPSMQPAVDTAVQWAQLCGLDTELVAHMAQEILLTPQDWPNQVASVAHNTQALAIVGPGSGLVRMTEQLVQGGPIVVVDASDTLKRDQLTAPGSQLPTAIDYSRFAPQLVELPDGQVVVETAFTRLTGNSPIILAGMTPTTVDPEIVAAAANTGYWAELAGGGQYSLEVFTANKDGLVKDLQPGRTAQFNTMFFDRFMWNLQFGAQKIVSKARAAGAPINGVTISAGIPELEEATELIESLHAEGFPYICFKPGTVQQIKAVLSIAEANPQAQLIMQVEDGHAGGHHSWVNLDDLLLETYAEIRRRPNVVLCVGGGIGTPHIAADYITGRWALRHDMPAMPVDGILVGTAAMTVKEAKTSPQVKQLLKDTPGITIDNDGGWVGRARSRGGVASGLSHLHADMYEIDNDSAACSRLLAEVGSDMDVINQRRDEIMMALNKTAKPFFGEVNQMTYHEWGARFLELSYPWCDPTWSDRFLDLLHRIEARLHEVDHGPIQTLFADIDAVEDGPHALALLRKHYPHAATTIVNERDAAWFISLCRKHHKPMPFVPVIDADLARWWGLDTLWQAQDERYDAQSVRVIPGPVSVAGIDRVDEPVAELLGRFEAACISRLSAQGVKPVARFARLNSASTVEEYVRAVPHIVWNGHLIDNPAHTLSPQACELRDTTAGWEIVISADTYWDGLPQPHPYAVREVSIPLDLPPSVATGAVPTVSRERLPQAVYGLLAAVAGIGSTSVGGDELRALPRVVPNENTPFGVVHDQVTITPDVWRTHMSATGAVIAATTEGEELRIANATADTLVGPCWPAIYAALGSAYLPDGYPVIEGLLNAVHLDHCIDLDVAVAQLSTSEMRVAVRAQTRVLSESASGRIVTVDLELTHEGKRIARLIERFAIRGRITTTTAPTPVAGFGGQGRHITATPRSFVRRVNISAPTDMTPFAIASGDYNPIHTSQHAAALVGLKDALVHGMWLSAVAQAVACAGEGSHSQRQLVGWTYSMYGMVQLNDDIDILVERIGRGSNATDAIEVTCRIGDAVVSRGQGLLAPARTAYVYPGQGIQYVGMGTNDRQRSAAVRDVWERADKHTRRAHGFSIIHIVDNNPTELKVGDQILRHPEGVMNLTQFTQVVLAVLAYGQTQRMIDENAFVPGAIYAGHSLGEYTALASCAGIFDLESVIDVVYSRGSAMHALVERDQAGRSQYRLGALRPNQCGVSAEEVTDFVDDLAQRTGEFLQIVNYNLAGQQYAVAGTVAGLQALAHEAEVLAERAGGQRPFMLIPGIDVPFHSRVLRAGVPAFAQKLDELLPAELNYEILVDRYIPNLVARPFELTRDFAQAICDQVPSQILTDLLADADRFETLVAQAPGKVARILVIELLSWQFASPVRWIETQELLFSAREQGGLGVEQLVEVGLGQAPTLANLAAKTLQLPHMLNAHVLVRNLERDEAALYATDSTPIPPRESATEPGAHTNVEPTQHDSPPATPPQTPAAQPSEMTTPQPPTHAGNTPSGPLPELSFDAAQALLTLLALQNKLLPEQIAPIDTTDSLTNGVSSRRNQLLMDMSTELGVATIDGAAEADVATLRSRVTVAAPRYTPYGPVLGDVMRSRLRTIFGASGVKPSEITNRVTGAWALPESWIPWVEVTLVLGTREGESVRGGSLSTLGTQSATSKAQATELIDAAVHAVARHHDVHVSLPGSGAGTSSVVDSAALEAYADHVTGPNGILATAARTVLAQLGLQPTPEYQETQTSDELVKTVEAELGEHWFDSVQPHFDARQAVVFDDRWASAREELARAATSGSAVDPHRFTGTGAAVAAQARWWARQLANQPHIAQTFNDAADQAQNYTPARYRDEVAVVTGAAPGSIASSVVAKLLAGGATVVMTASRITPARLDFARQLYAEHACAGATLWLVPANLCAYRDVDSVVEWINSEQVETKGEVTTVIKPSLLPTLAFPFAAGRVFGSLSDTGGHTESQARLLLWSVERLISRLAEVAISAGNQSRVHVVLPGSPNRGTFGGDGAYGEVKAAFDAICNKWHAEAGWPQAITLAQPRIGWVAGTHLMSGNDGLVPAAQAAGIHVFTPDEISEHLLALCTREAREQAQHAPLDADLTGGLGQANMSLPELARHAGINQRSLDSQANDEQHQPATILALPSQIAPTLAPEVSVGEVTTSLKDMVVVVGTGEVSAWGSGRTRSQAEYGLQRDGSVELTAAGVLELAWMMNLIQWSNDPHPGWYDLHGTHVPEAEIYDRYRDEVVARCGIRTLADSSNLVDQGSIDTARIFLDRDIEFTVPTHAEALDYVAADADATRIYEGEDGDWVVCKRAGSIARVPKRATLSRTVGGQLPTDFDPARWGIPASMLDSMDRIAVWNLVTAVDAFLSAGFTPAELLRAVHPSDVACTQGTGIGGMESLRKVFLDRFLGEDRPQDILQEALPNVVAAHVMQAYVGGYGAMIHPVAACATAAVSVEEAVDKITVGKAMFVVAGGIDDIGVESLTGFGDMNATADSAVMAAKGISERFYSRANDRRRGGFVEAAGGGTVLLARGDVAAELGLPVLAVVAHAQSYADGSHTSIPAPGIGALGAARGGRKSVIATSLAGLGLSPDDVRVVSKHDTSTNANDPNETELHQRMWQAVGRTDGNPLFVISQKSVTGHAKGGAALFQIAGLTEVLRTGRIPGNIALDCVAPEIADKGGDFVWLRQPLDLGVGQVKAAVLSSLGFGHVSAVVVLAHPECFTRALANAGGDVTVWRELAQARLHAGARRINAGMIGDKPLFEPAAGRRLPEYGAHEAEVAMLLDPHTRLTDAGIFPGVGHEG; from the coding sequence ATGATTAGTGCATTAACATCACCACACACCACGTTCGTCTTCGCCGGCCAAGGTTCGTCCTGGGTGAGTGAGCTGCATGATTATTACGCCGATGGTACCGCCCAGTATTTAACGGAGCTGCTCACCAATGCGCGAGCAAAAGTTGCGGGTGTGGCGCGCGAGATCGCCACCGCTATTCCACAAGCACCGGCACGTCTCGACGATGTGTTGTCCGCCAAGAACACCTCATCGACAGATCTCGATGCCACCGCTGCAGTATCAATGCCAGGTATCTTGCTTGCACATATCGGCGCCTTGATCCAGCTTGATAACAGCGCAGTAGACGTTAAAAACGTGCCAATACTTGGCCATTCACAAGGCATTTTGGCTGCCTACGCTGCTAAGGCTATCAATTCAACCAACGAGCTTGAAGATCTCGTCGCGTTATCGCTCATTATCGGTGCAGCTGCCAGCTTGCGAGTGCGCGAATTGGGCGGATCGCCTACAGCGTCTCGGATGCTTTCAGTACGTGGATTATGCGCCGATGCAATCAACGAAGGTTTGGCCCACGTCGCCACAACCGAACCAGGCTCTCCCAATGTTGCCTTACGGAACGGACCTCAGGCCTTCGTTCTTTCTGGGCACCCAGAAAAGCTAGCGCTTGCGAAAGCAACCTTGATAAGCGGCGTGGAACGCCACAATGCCGCGATTGAGGCTAAAGTGCGTGGCGGGTCAATTCTTGATCCCATCTTCGATGAGCTACCGGTAGCCGTTCCCTTCCATCACCCAAGTATGCAGCCGGCAGTTGACACAGCAGTTCAGTGGGCGCAGCTTTGTGGATTGGATACAGAACTCGTCGCACACATGGCTCAAGAAATACTGCTCACGCCCCAAGATTGGCCCAACCAGGTAGCCAGTGTGGCACACAATACCCAAGCTCTTGCGATTGTTGGTCCCGGAAGCGGATTAGTGCGCATGACCGAGCAACTGGTCCAAGGCGGCCCAATCGTCGTCGTTGATGCGTCGGACACGCTCAAACGTGACCAGCTCACCGCACCCGGCTCCCAACTGCCAACCGCCATTGACTATTCGCGATTCGCTCCTCAACTGGTCGAACTGCCAGACGGACAGGTCGTGGTAGAAACCGCGTTTACTCGCCTGACTGGAAATTCACCGATTATTTTGGCCGGTATGACCCCGACAACTGTTGATCCAGAAATTGTTGCTGCCGCAGCAAACACCGGATACTGGGCGGAACTAGCTGGCGGTGGGCAGTACTCACTCGAAGTCTTTACAGCGAATAAGGATGGCTTAGTCAAAGATCTCCAGCCGGGCCGCACCGCCCAGTTCAACACCATGTTCTTTGATCGGTTCATGTGGAATCTCCAATTTGGTGCGCAAAAGATCGTCTCCAAAGCACGTGCGGCAGGCGCACCCATTAACGGCGTAACGATCTCAGCCGGTATTCCAGAACTGGAGGAAGCAACTGAACTCATTGAGTCCTTGCACGCAGAAGGCTTCCCATATATTTGTTTCAAGCCCGGCACGGTACAACAGATCAAAGCAGTGTTGAGCATTGCTGAGGCCAACCCGCAAGCCCAACTGATTATGCAGGTTGAAGACGGCCATGCTGGTGGCCACCATTCGTGGGTGAATCTCGATGATTTGCTACTCGAAACTTATGCTGAGATTCGCCGTCGGCCAAATGTAGTGTTGTGTGTGGGTGGCGGTATTGGCACCCCGCACATCGCAGCCGACTACATCACTGGCCGGTGGGCGTTACGCCACGACATGCCCGCAATGCCAGTCGATGGCATTTTGGTGGGTACGGCAGCGATGACAGTCAAAGAAGCAAAAACTTCCCCACAGGTGAAGCAACTGTTAAAAGACACCCCCGGTATCACCATCGATAACGACGGCGGGTGGGTAGGCCGCGCGCGTTCACGTGGGGGAGTGGCCTCCGGATTATCGCACTTGCATGCAGACATGTACGAAATTGATAACGACTCTGCAGCATGTTCTCGATTACTGGCCGAGGTCGGTTCAGATATGGATGTGATTAATCAGCGCCGAGATGAGATTATGATGGCGTTGAATAAGACCGCCAAGCCATTCTTTGGCGAGGTCAACCAAATGACGTATCACGAATGGGGTGCACGCTTCTTAGAATTGTCTTACCCGTGGTGTGATCCGACGTGGAGTGACCGTTTCTTAGACTTACTCCATCGCATCGAAGCCCGGTTACACGAAGTCGATCATGGCCCAATCCAGACTCTCTTTGCTGATATCGACGCCGTTGAAGATGGTCCACATGCCTTAGCACTGCTACGTAAACACTATCCTCATGCAGCGACGACGATCGTGAATGAACGCGATGCCGCCTGGTTTATCTCCTTGTGCCGCAAGCATCACAAGCCAATGCCGTTCGTTCCTGTTATCGACGCCGATCTGGCACGCTGGTGGGGATTGGATACGCTCTGGCAGGCCCAAGACGAACGCTACGATGCCCAAAGCGTGCGCGTTATTCCAGGCCCAGTTTCGGTAGCGGGAATTGATCGCGTTGATGAACCCGTAGCTGAGCTTTTGGGCCGATTCGAAGCCGCATGTATTTCTCGGTTGAGTGCGCAAGGAGTGAAGCCTGTAGCTCGTTTTGCTCGTCTGAATTCGGCAAGCACCGTTGAAGAATATGTGCGTGCTGTGCCGCATATTGTGTGGAATGGGCACTTGATCGACAACCCCGCGCACACGCTCAGTCCGCAAGCATGTGAACTCCGCGACACTACTGCGGGCTGGGAAATCGTTATTAGTGCAGATACCTATTGGGATGGTTTGCCCCAGCCACACCCATACGCGGTCCGTGAGGTGAGTATTCCACTCGATCTGCCACCATCGGTTGCCACCGGCGCGGTACCAACCGTGAGCCGGGAGCGCTTACCACAAGCCGTCTACGGTCTGCTTGCGGCAGTAGCCGGAATCGGTTCGACGTCGGTGGGTGGTGATGAACTGCGCGCCTTGCCGCGCGTGGTCCCAAACGAAAATACCCCGTTCGGCGTCGTTCATGATCAGGTAACGATCACGCCAGATGTGTGGCGTACCCACATGTCGGCAACTGGCGCAGTTATCGCAGCTACAACTGAAGGCGAAGAACTGCGTATTGCCAACGCCACCGCTGATACTCTTGTCGGCCCATGCTGGCCGGCGATTTATGCAGCACTTGGCTCAGCATACCTTCCCGATGGGTATCCGGTGATTGAAGGCTTGCTCAACGCAGTCCACCTCGATCACTGCATCGATCTTGATGTTGCGGTAGCACAATTGTCCACTTCGGAAATGCGCGTTGCAGTTCGGGCACAAACCCGAGTCTTGAGCGAGTCCGCATCGGGGAGAATCGTCACAGTAGATCTGGAATTAACCCACGAGGGCAAGCGGATCGCCCGATTGATCGAACGCTTTGCGATTCGCGGTCGCATCACGACAACGACTGCACCTACCCCAGTAGCTGGGTTTGGTGGTCAAGGCCGGCACATCACTGCCACGCCACGGTCATTTGTTCGTCGCGTAAATATCTCAGCACCCACTGATATGACTCCGTTTGCGATCGCCTCGGGTGACTACAACCCGATTCACACCTCCCAGCATGCGGCCGCATTAGTCGGCTTGAAAGACGCCTTAGTTCATGGGATGTGGCTATCTGCCGTTGCCCAGGCTGTGGCCTGTGCCGGTGAAGGAAGTCATAGTCAACGCCAGCTCGTTGGATGGACCTATTCGATGTATGGCATGGTTCAACTCAACGATGACATAGATATTTTGGTTGAGCGGATCGGCCGGGGCTCCAACGCTACCGACGCCATCGAGGTGACCTGCCGAATCGGCGATGCGGTTGTCTCCCGCGGTCAGGGCCTGCTTGCTCCAGCCCGCACCGCCTACGTCTACCCAGGCCAAGGAATCCAATACGTTGGCATGGGAACAAATGATCGTCAACGGTCTGCAGCAGTGCGTGACGTGTGGGAGCGTGCCGACAAGCATACCCGCCGGGCCCATGGCTTTTCGATCATCCATATTGTTGACAACAACCCAACCGAGCTCAAGGTCGGCGATCAGATTCTGCGTCACCCAGAAGGGGTCATGAACCTGACCCAGTTCACCCAAGTTGTGCTCGCCGTCCTTGCCTATGGACAAACCCAACGCATGATTGACGAAAACGCCTTCGTTCCGGGTGCGATCTACGCTGGTCATTCGCTCGGCGAATACACAGCATTAGCATCCTGTGCAGGTATTTTCGATCTTGAATCGGTGATCGACGTCGTCTACTCGCGTGGCTCGGCGATGCATGCGCTCGTTGAACGAGACCAAGCAGGCCGCTCTCAGTATCGATTGGGTGCCTTGCGCCCGAATCAGTGCGGTGTGAGTGCCGAGGAAGTCACCGATTTCGTTGACGATCTTGCCCAGCGCACCGGAGAGTTCCTCCAGATCGTCAACTACAACCTTGCCGGCCAGCAGTATGCGGTAGCTGGCACGGTTGCTGGATTACAAGCCTTGGCACATGAGGCTGAAGTTCTTGCCGAGCGTGCTGGCGGTCAGCGGCCCTTCATGCTCATCCCCGGAATCGATGTTCCATTCCATTCGCGGGTCTTGCGCGCTGGCGTTCCCGCCTTTGCACAAAAACTCGATGAACTGTTGCCCGCCGAACTTAACTACGAGATCCTCGTCGATCGCTATATTCCTAACCTGGTTGCGCGACCATTCGAGCTCACTCGTGACTTTGCACAGGCAATCTGTGACCAGGTTCCTTCCCAGATCCTCACCGATCTGCTCGCTGACGCCGACCGCTTTGAAACCCTCGTTGCCCAGGCTCCTGGGAAAGTGGCGCGCATCCTCGTCATCGAATTGCTCTCCTGGCAGTTCGCCTCACCAGTTCGCTGGATCGAAACCCAAGAACTGCTCTTTAGTGCTCGCGAACAGGGCGGTCTAGGAGTTGAACAACTCGTTGAAGTCGGTTTGGGGCAAGCGCCAACCTTGGCAAACCTCGCCGCGAAAACTCTGCAACTTCCACACATGCTCAACGCTCATGTGCTCGTTCGCAACCTTGAACGCGACGAAGCAGCACTGTATGCAACCGATTCCACACCCATCCCACCACGTGAATCGGCAACCGAACCGGGCGCACACACCAACGTCGAACCGACCCAACACGATAGCCCACCAGCCACGCCGCCACAAACTCCAGCCGCGCAACCTTCTGAAATGACAACGCCACAACCACCAACACACGCAGGAAACACTCCTAGCGGCCCACTGCCAGAACTGAGCTTTGACGCCGCCCAAGCACTGCTAACCCTGTTGGCGTTGCAAAACAAATTACTGCCAGAACAAATCGCTCCAATCGATACCACTGACAGTTTGACTAACGGAGTCTCTTCGCGCCGAAACCAGCTATTGATGGATATGAGTACCGAACTTGGTGTTGCCACAATCGACGGCGCAGCTGAAGCCGACGTCGCCACCTTACGTTCGCGTGTCACCGTAGCTGCACCGCGATACACCCCATACGGTCCGGTTCTCGGCGATGTGATGCGTAGCCGTCTACGCACAATCTTCGGGGCTTCAGGCGTTAAACCAAGCGAAATAACCAATCGCGTCACTGGCGCATGGGCGCTACCAGAATCCTGGATCCCATGGGTAGAAGTCACCCTCGTGCTTGGCACTCGCGAGGGCGAATCCGTACGCGGCGGTAGCCTTTCGACCCTTGGCACACAAAGCGCAACCTCGAAGGCACAAGCAACTGAGCTCATCGACGCAGCCGTACACGCCGTCGCACGTCACCACGATGTCCACGTCTCCCTACCCGGAAGCGGCGCAGGCACAAGCTCAGTTGTTGATTCAGCTGCGCTAGAAGCCTACGCAGACCACGTCACTGGACCAAACGGCATCCTTGCCACCGCTGCCCGTACCGTTCTTGCCCAACTGGGACTCCAACCAACCCCTGAATATCAAGAAACGCAGACAAGTGACGAGCTAGTAAAAACTGTCGAAGCTGAACTAGGGGAGCACTGGTTCGACTCCGTCCAGCCACATTTCGATGCGCGCCAAGCAGTAGTGTTCGATGACCGCTGGGCAAGCGCTCGCGAAGAACTTGCCCGTGCGGCAACCTCAGGTAGTGCAGTGGATCCGCATCGGTTTACCGGCACCGGTGCCGCTGTTGCCGCCCAAGCTAGGTGGTGGGCACGCCAGCTTGCCAACCAGCCACATATTGCTCAAACCTTCAACGATGCTGCTGATCAAGCGCAGAACTACACTCCCGCTCGCTACCGTGACGAGGTCGCTGTTGTTACCGGTGCGGCACCCGGATCGATTGCCAGTTCTGTGGTAGCAAAGCTCCTTGCTGGAGGAGCAACTGTGGTGATGACCGCTTCGCGCATCACACCAGCACGCCTCGATTTTGCTCGCCAACTTTACGCTGAGCATGCTTGCGCAGGTGCAACACTGTGGCTCGTTCCAGCAAATCTGTGCGCCTACCGTGACGTCGATAGTGTGGTGGAGTGGATTAATAGTGAGCAGGTAGAAACCAAGGGCGAGGTGACGACGGTGATCAAGCCTTCCTTGCTCCCAACGCTCGCCTTCCCATTCGCTGCTGGGCGAGTATTCGGCTCGCTGTCGGATACTGGTGGTCACACCGAATCTCAAGCACGATTGTTGCTGTGGAGCGTTGAACGCCTCATTAGTCGATTGGCTGAAGTAGCGATTTCAGCGGGGAATCAGTCACGAGTACATGTGGTGCTTCCTGGTTCGCCAAACCGCGGCACATTTGGTGGCGATGGCGCATATGGTGAAGTCAAAGCCGCTTTCGATGCCATTTGCAACAAATGGCATGCTGAAGCTGGCTGGCCACAGGCCATCACCTTGGCACAGCCACGCATCGGCTGGGTGGCCGGTACACATTTGATGAGCGGAAACGACGGACTTGTTCCTGCAGCTCAAGCTGCCGGAATCCACGTCTTTACCCCAGATGAAATTTCCGAACATCTCTTAGCATTATGTACCCGCGAAGCCCGCGAGCAAGCTCAGCACGCTCCATTAGACGCTGACCTAACCGGCGGTCTTGGGCAAGCAAATATGTCCTTGCCTGAATTGGCACGTCACGCTGGCATAAACCAACGAAGTCTAGATTCACAGGCAAATGATGAACAACACCAGCCTGCCACCATTCTTGCGCTCCCATCGCAGATAGCACCAACATTGGCACCGGAAGTGAGTGTAGGGGAAGTCACGACATCTCTCAAAGACATGGTCGTCGTCGTAGGAACCGGTGAAGTATCGGCATGGGGATCAGGACGAACCCGTAGCCAAGCCGAATACGGTTTGCAGCGTGACGGCAGTGTGGAATTGACGGCTGCTGGAGTCCTTGAATTAGCGTGGATGATGAATCTGATCCAATGGTCAAACGATCCGCATCCGGGCTGGTATGATCTCCACGGTACCCATGTGCCTGAAGCAGAAATCTATGATCGTTACCGAGACGAAGTTGTGGCACGCTGTGGTATCCGAACGTTAGCAGATAGCTCAAATCTGGTCGATCAGGGGTCAATTGACACTGCGAGAATCTTTTTGGATCGCGATATTGAATTCACGGTTCCAACCCACGCTGAGGCACTAGACTATGTCGCTGCCGACGCCGATGCCACCCGAATATATGAAGGCGAGGACGGCGACTGGGTGGTATGCAAGCGTGCTGGCTCCATCGCCCGCGTTCCGAAGCGGGCAACCTTGTCGCGTACGGTTGGCGGCCAGTTACCAACTGACTTCGATCCAGCGCGCTGGGGGATCCCCGCGTCCATGCTCGATAGTATGGACCGGATTGCGGTATGGAATCTGGTGACAGCAGTTGACGCTTTCTTGTCTGCTGGTTTCACTCCGGCCGAACTCTTGCGCGCAGTTCATCCCAGCGATGTGGCATGCACTCAGGGAACTGGTATTGGTGGTATGGAATCACTCCGTAAAGTTTTCCTCGATCGCTTCTTAGGTGAGGATCGTCCGCAAGATATCTTGCAAGAAGCATTGCCCAATGTGGTTGCAGCACACGTCATGCAAGCATATGTTGGTGGCTATGGTGCGATGATCCATCCAGTTGCTGCCTGTGCAACCGCTGCCGTCTCTGTTGAAGAGGCAGTAGATAAGATCACAGTTGGAAAGGCAATGTTCGTTGTTGCCGGCGGCATTGACGATATCGGTGTGGAATCGTTGACCGGTTTCGGTGACATGAATGCAACCGCAGATTCTGCTGTGATGGCGGCAAAAGGAATCAGTGAACGCTTCTACTCGCGGGCAAATGATCGACGTCGAGGTGGCTTCGTCGAAGCTGCTGGTGGTGGAACTGTACTGTTGGCACGCGGTGATGTTGCTGCAGAACTTGGTCTGCCAGTTCTCGCCGTCGTGGCACACGCCCAGTCGTATGCTGATGGTTCTCATACGTCTATTCCCGCCCCAGGTATCGGCGCCTTGGGTGCAGCCCGGGGCGGTAGGAAATCGGTGATTGCAACGTCCCTAGCAGGTTTGGGTCTTAGCCCAGATGATGTTCGGGTTGTCTCCAAGCACGATACCTCCACAAATGCCAATGATCCGAACGAAACTGAGCTTCATCAGCGCATGTGGCAGGCGGTGGGACGCACTGACGGTAACCCACTCTTTGTTATTTCGCAAAAGTCGGTGACTGGTCACGCCAAGGGCGGCGCTGCATTATTCCAGATTGCTGGATTAACCGAGGTGTTACGCACTGGACGTATCCCGGGCAATATTGCCCTAGACTGTGTGGCTCCAGAAATCGCCGATAAGGGCGGGGACTTTGTGTGGTTGCGTCAGCCGTTGGATCTAGGTGTTGGCCAAGTCAAGGCAGCAGTGCTCTCCTCGCTGGGCTTCGGGCATGTTTCGGCAGTAGTTGTTTTGGCTCATCCAGAATGCTTCACACGTGCACTGGCAAATGCTGGTGGCGATGTTACGGTGTGGCGTGAACTAGCACAAGCTCGCCTGCATGCTGGAGCTCGACGGATCAATGCGGGCATGATTGGCGATAAGCCACTCTTTGAACCTGCCGCTGGACGCCGACTACCTGAATACGGGGCACACGAGGCGGAAGTTGCGATGTTGCTCGATCCGCACACTCGCCTCACCGATGCTGGCATCTTCCCCGGCGTAGGGCACGAAGGTTAA
- a CDS encoding acyl-CoA carboxylase subunit beta has protein sequence MVNTKPRIIERAKDTAKWITSFGQRPAQTCDTYISHVQHLHTKGEERARAVQHAKGKKTARERISLLLDPGTFHEIGRFAGGNIDEDYLGSGVVTGFGEISGRAVAIIAQDFSVRGGTLGDVEGTKILHLMDHAIDMRMPIISLLDSGGARIQEGVAALSQYGQIFRKTSAASGVVPQISVILGPCAGGAVYGPALTDFVIMTKDSSYMFVTGPEVVRAVTGEDVTSNDLGGAQLHSATTGVAHYMAHDEEDALDYTRSLLSYLPSSSEEDAPRFAYTANDDDEARASEVGQLVPVNPKQSYDMVEVIEHLVDHGEFLQVQELFAANVVVGFGAFAGRSVGIVANQSCVDAGTLDVHASEKASRFVQFCHAFNIPIVTLVDVPGYRPGTEQERAGIIRRGAKLITAYATATVPLVTIIVRKAYGGAYIVMGSKSMGADFNYAWPGAEITVMGSEGAVNIVHRKELKELKAAGSDVQRARKRFEQAYSTQAVNPNLSLEIGALDGLITPEQTRQTIISSLVLAQAKRRPQRIERHSSNPPL, from the coding sequence ATCGTGAACACTAAACCTCGAATCATTGAGCGTGCGAAAGACACCGCCAAATGGATTACGTCCTTCGGGCAACGGCCGGCTCAAACTTGCGACACCTATATTTCGCATGTGCAGCATTTGCACACGAAAGGTGAAGAGCGAGCACGCGCTGTGCAACATGCGAAAGGGAAAAAGACTGCCCGCGAACGCATAAGTCTACTTCTTGACCCAGGTACATTTCACGAAATTGGCCGTTTTGCGGGCGGAAATATCGATGAAGACTATTTGGGTTCGGGCGTCGTGACGGGGTTTGGAGAAATTTCGGGCCGAGCAGTGGCGATTATTGCTCAGGACTTTTCAGTGCGCGGGGGAACCTTAGGTGACGTTGAAGGCACAAAAATACTGCATTTGATGGACCACGCTATCGATATGCGTATGCCCATTATTTCCTTGCTCGATTCGGGCGGTGCCCGGATCCAAGAAGGCGTGGCGGCGCTCTCACAGTACGGTCAGATTTTTCGTAAAACGAGTGCAGCGTCGGGTGTGGTTCCACAGATTTCAGTTATTTTAGGGCCATGCGCGGGCGGAGCTGTGTATGGACCGGCATTAACTGATTTCGTGATTATGACCAAGGATTCGTCATATATGTTCGTCACCGGGCCAGAAGTTGTGCGTGCGGTCACTGGTGAAGATGTGACCTCCAATGATCTGGGTGGGGCACAGTTACATTCTGCAACCACCGGCGTAGCTCACTATATGGCTCACGACGAAGAAGACGCCTTAGATTATACGCGTAGTTTGCTTTCCTACTTGCCGAGTTCTTCTGAAGAAGACGCACCAAGATTTGCATACACTGCCAATGACGACGACGAAGCGCGCGCGAGTGAAGTAGGGCAGTTGGTTCCAGTTAATCCGAAACAGTCCTATGACATGGTGGAGGTCATTGAACATCTCGTTGACCACGGTGAATTTTTGCAGGTTCAAGAACTGTTCGCCGCCAACGTGGTAGTTGGTTTCGGAGCATTCGCGGGCCGTAGCGTCGGAATTGTTGCCAATCAATCATGCGTTGATGCTGGAACGCTTGATGTTCATGCTTCGGAAAAAGCTTCGCGCTTTGTGCAGTTTTGCCACGCGTTTAATATCCCGATTGTCACCTTGGTGGATGTGCCAGGCTACCGCCCGGGCACCGAACAAGAGCGTGCCGGAATTATCCGCAGGGGTGCTAAGCTCATTACTGCTTACGCAACTGCCACTGTTCCACTGGTGACGATTATTGTACGCAAAGCATACGGCGGTGCCTACATTGTTATGGGGTCAAAGTCGATGGGCGCTGATTTTAACTATGCGTGGCCTGGTGCTGAGATTACGGTGATGGGATCAGAAGGCGCGGTCAATATCGTTCACCGCAAAGAACTCAAAGAGCTCAAAGCTGCCGGGTCAGATGTGCAGCGGGCACGCAAGCGATTCGAACAAGCCTACTCGACCCAAGCTGTTAACCCTAATCTTTCACTAGAGATTGGCGCACTCGACGGGTTGATTACTCCAGAACAAACTCGGCAAACAATTATCTCCTCGCTTGTCCTTGCTCAAGCCAAACGTCGTCCACAGCGCATTGAACGCCACAGCTCAAATCCGCCACTCTAA